The following coding sequences are from one Ursus arctos isolate Adak ecotype North America unplaced genomic scaffold, UrsArc2.0 scaffold_23, whole genome shotgun sequence window:
- the LOC113249450 gene encoding olfactory receptor 4C11-like — protein MELNSSVNEFILFGLTQNVLKEKVVFVVFLFLYLATLMANLLIVMTIRYSRTLGSPMYFFLSYLSFSDACFSTTTAPRLIVDSVSEKKVISFNECMTQIFALHFFGCMEILVLVLMSLDRYVAICKPLRYTTIMSQQVCGTMVNVAWGVSCIHSSAQIFLALKLPFCGPNVIDNYFCDMTPLLKLACMDTHVINLLVVFNSGAICLVSFIVLLTSYVFILHSLSNQSAEGRKKALSTCTSHIIVVILFFVPCIFTYNRPVTTFPVDKMVAVFYTIGTPVLNPLIYTLRNAEVKNAMWNLWCKRL, from the coding sequence ATGGAGTTGAACAGCAGTGTGAATGAGTTCATTCTGTTTGGCTTAACACAGAATGTGCTAAAGGAGAAAGTCGTGTTTGTGGTCTTCTTGTTTCTCTACCTTGCAACTCTGATGGCAAATTTACTGATTGTGATGACCATAAGATACAGCCGGACACTTGGGagccccatgtacttcttcctttcctacttgtCCTTTTCTGATGCCTGTTTCTCAACAACCACTGCTCCTAGGTTGATAGTGGATTCTGTATCTGAGAAGAAAGTCATCTCCTTCAATGAGTGCATGACCCAGATTTTTGCATTGCACTTCTTTGGGTGCATGGAGATCTTGGTGCTCGTCCTCATGTCCTTAGATCGCTATGTGGCTATTTGTAAGCCCCTGCGGTACACAACCATCATGAGCCAGCAAGTCTGTGGCACAATGGTGAATGTGGCCTGGGGGGTATCTTGTATCCATTCTTCTGCACAGATTTTCTTGGCTTTGAAACTACCATTCTGTGGACCTAATGTTATCGATAATTATTTCTGTGATATGACACCTTTGTTGAAACTTGCATGCATGGACACTCATGTAATCAACTTACTTGTAGTTTTTAATAGTGGGGCTATCTGCTTGGTAAGTTTCATAGTCCTACTTACATCTTATGTTTTCATCTTACACTCTCTGAGTAACCAGAgtgcagaaggaagaaagaaagccctCTCTACCTGCACATCCCACATTATCGTTGTTATCTTATTTTTTGTCCCATGTATATTCACATATAATCGTCCTGTAACTACATTTCCGGTGGACAAGATGGTGGCTGTGTTTTACACTATTGGGACACCTGTGCTCAACCCTCTGATTTACACTCTGAGAAATGCAGAAGTGAAAAATGCCATGTGGAATTTATGGTGCAAAAGACTCTGa
- the LOC113249451 gene encoding olfactory receptor 4C11-like, producing MAMNSSVTEFILFGLTQDAGKQKAIFGVFLMLYLATLLGNFLIVVTIKASRTLGSPMYFFLFYLSFADACFSTTTAPRLIVDALSQKKSISYNECMTQVFAAHFFGCLEIFVLILMAFDRCVAICKPLRYTTIMSCRVCSVLVILSWVGSCIHSSVQVFLVLGLPFCGPNVIDHYFCDLQPLLKLACMDTYVINLLVVSNSGAICMVSFIILLISYVVILYSLRNYSAEGRRKALSTCTSHFMVVVLFFGPCIFIYTRPATTFPIDKMVAVFYTIGTPLLNPLIYTLRNAEVKHAMKKLWCSQV from the coding sequence GTGACTGAATTCATTCTGTTTGGGTTGACACAGGATGCAGGAAAGCAGAAAGCAATATTTGGGGTCTTCTTgatgctttaccttgccactcTGCTGGGGAACTTTCTCATTGTAGTGACTATTAAAGCAAGCAGGACCCTCGGGAgtcccatgtacttcttcctatTCTATCTGTCCTTTGCTGATGCCTGCTTCTCTACAACCACAGCTCCCAGATTGATTGTGGATGCCCTTTCTCAGAAGAAGTCCATTTCCTACAATGAGTGCATGACTCAGGTCTTTGCAGCCCACTTCTTTGGGTGCCTGGAAATCTTTGTGCTCATCCTCATGGCTTTTGATCGCTGTGTAGCCATTTGTAAGCCCTTACGATACACGACCATCATGAGCTGCCGTGTCTGCAGTGTGCTGGTGATTCTGAGCTGGGTGGGATCCTGTATCCACTCTTCAGTACaagtttttctggttttgggattGCCTTTCTGTGGCCCCAATGTGATTGACCACTATTTCTGTGACTTGCAGCCCTTGTTGAAACTTGCCTGCATGGACACTTATGTGATAAACTTGCTAGTTGTTTCCAACAGTGGAGCCATATGCATGGTGAGTTTCATAATCCTGCTTATCTCCTATGTCGTCATCTTGTACTCTCTGAGAAACTACAGTGCAGAAGGAAGGCGGAAAGCCCTTTCCACCTGCACCTCCCATTTCATGGTGGTTGTCTTATTTTTTGGTCCGTGTATATTCATATACACACGCCCAGCAACCACATTTCCAATAGACAAGATGGTGGCTGTGTTTTATACAATTGGGACACCCTTGCTCAATCCTCTGATCTATACACTGAGGAATGCAGAAGTGAAACATGCCATGAAAAAGTTATGGTGTAGCCAAGTATGA